Below is a genomic region from Polyangiaceae bacterium.
CGGTCAAGAGATCATGCGAATCGAGACGCTGACGACCGTCCCCGCGACCGCCGATGGAGTCGAACGACTTGGCAGTCCATCGAAAGGGTACGTCGCTCGTCTAGCGCTCATCACGGGTCGCGATACGTCTGGAAACGCGTTCCCCATTCCCGAGGCTGGGCTTCATCTCGGCCGCGAACGAGGCGACATCCTGTTCCCCGAAGACGGCTACGTCTCGGGATTGCATTGCCGCCTCGCATGGGAGAAAGATCATATTGTCCTGACAGACCTTGGGAGCTCCAACGGAACGTTCGTCCGCTTGGGTGCGGAGACCGAGCTCGTCGACAACGACGTCCTCCTCATGGGACAGCAGCTCTTCCGCGTGAACATTCGCTCCTGACGCCCGCACGCGCTGCGGCCGCCGCACGTGACTCGCATCGAGGGAGAGGGGAGAGGATGGCATGAACTCGCCGCGCACGATTCGCGTCGTCGCTGCCGTCATTGATCAAGACGGCAAGTACCTCATTACACAACGTCGTCCTACAGCCCTACTGCCGCTCTTGTGGGAGTTTCCTGGGGGACGTGTCGAAGATGGCGAAACGGATGCCAACGCGTTGAAACGTGAAGTGTTCCATCGCCTCGGGGTCGAAGTCGTACCGGGGCAACTCATTTCGTTCGTGAGCCATCCGTACGAACGATACGTCGTGGACCTCTATCTCTACGAGTGTCGCATTATGTCCGGCGAGCTTGCGCCTCTCGCCGTCAACGCATTCAAGTGGGTGACGAGTGCCGAGTTCGATCAGTACCCGTTCACGCCTGCGGATGAAGCGAGCATGAGCAAGCTTCTGGGCGTCGGCTGAGCGCGGAAAAGTCGTCCGTCCGCGCAAAAGTCATCCCAACTCACTGCGTCTCGTCTCGCGCACCGTGCAAAAGCCCAGATCGTGGTGAATCGATTGTCGATGCAGCGCGTCTGTGGCCCGTCGCGTCTTGCGGGTTGGGAAGAGACGCGCACGGTTGTAGCGTTGAAGAGGCGCCATGCGAACAAACGTCCTGATATTGGGGTCGATGGTGATTGCTGCTTCGGCATTCGCCATTGGGTGCGGCGGAGCAGGAAACAACAAGGGGGTTCACGCAGGCGGCGTGAGCGACCAAGGATGCGGTCGCGTTCGGCCTGGTGTGGGGGCACTGCCGAAGCAGGTCATGCACCAAGGCTCGACCGTCGCCATCGCTCAACACGGCAAGCGGTCGATTGCATACGTCGCTGATGCCGACGATGGAACGGTACACACGGTCGATGTTGCGACGGGCGAGGAGATCGCCACGACGTCCGTTGCAGGCTCTCCCTCACAACTCATCGTTGCTGCCGACGGTCGCGTGGTCGTTGCTCTTCGCGATCGCAGCGTCGTTCAAGTGCTCGAACCGACTGCCAAAGCCGAAGAGCCGCTCGAGTCGCTTTGTGTCGTTCCCACGCCCGCCGAACCTGTCGCTCTCGCGACGACGCCCGACGAAAAAACGCTCCTCGTTTCGAGCGGTTGGGGCGCCGCACTGACGGCCTACGACGCTGCGAGTTTGGCCCGCAGGTACGAGGTCCCGCTTCCTCGCGAGCCTCGCGCCGTCGTCGTTTCCGACGATGGCAAACGCGCATTCGTCACGCATGTCGTTGGTTCACGAATGAGCGTGGTCGACTTGGACAAACGCTCTGCCGTGTCGATGAACGTCGGTGGAACGGAAGAAGCCGAGTTTGGCCGGCGACACAGACTTTTTGGTAGCAGTCGAAGCGTCGTCGAACGACGAGGCTGTCAGGGATATGCGCTGGCTAAGTCGACCGAGCTCGCAGGACGCATCTTCGCTCCTCAAGTTCTCGTCGACCCGGGTCGTGCGGACGAGCGGTCCGAAGGATATGGCGACAGCAGCGCGAGTGCTCCCGAAGTTGCGGCAGTCGCGGTCATCGACGAAGACACGGCCGAGCCCATCGCAGAGTCGCTGTCGGTCGAGCAAGACGTGCGAACGATGGCGGGCATGCGCAAGCCCCGTCCGGCTTGCCTATTGCCACGTGCCGCCGTGGTCGATGGTCCGTCACGCGGGCTCTTCGTTGCGTGCATGGGTCTCGACGCCGTCGTCGAATACGACGCCGCGTCGGCTGATCCCGAACATTCCGAGCGCCGGCGAATTCCGGTTGCTGCAGGACCAACCGGTCTCGCCGTGGATACCGAAGCACGGCGACTCGTCGTGTTCTCTCAATTCGACCGCACGCTTCATGTCGTTCCGCTCGATGGCAAATCCGAAACGGCGAGCGACGACGACGCGACGGGCATGCGCGTGGCGCTGTCGCGCAAGGCGAAAGCAGTCACAGGCGTCGACCGCGAACTTGGTCGTCGTCTCTTTCACGCCACGAACGACCCGCGCATTTCCCGAGATGGTCGCGCATGCGCAAGTTGCCATCCGGATGGTCGCGACGATGCCCTCACGTGGGCTACGCCCGAGGGACCGCGACAAACTCCGATGCTTGCCGGCCGGCTCGCTCGAACGGCGCCCTACGGTTGGCTCGGGTCGACGGACAGCGTCGAAGGACATCTATCGCAAACGTTTGCCCGCCTCGGTGGAACCGGTCTCGAGCGTCGCGAGCTCGATGCGCTCATCGCGTTCGCAACGAACCTCGACGCACCTGTCATGACAAACTCTTCGACCGACAAGGTTCTCGTGGATCGTGGTCGTGACGTTTTTCATTCAGCCAAGGCCGGGTGCGCGAGCTGCCATCGTGAATCCGATGCTTTCACCGATCGGCAGGCGTACGACGTGAAGAGCAAGGCTGACGCGGACGCGGCGGCATCCTTCGATACGCCTTCGCTCAAGTTCGTTGGTGGCACCGCGCCCTACTTCCACGATGGGCGATACTCGACCCTGCGTGCCCTCTTGCTCGATTCGGACGGCAAAATGGGACACACCAAGCACCTGGCGCAAGATGACCTCGTCGCGCTCGAGGCGTACCTGAGGAGTCTGTGATGCGTACGCTCATCACCCCCCTCGCCACAGTGTTTGTCCTGTCGGCACTTGCCCCGTCGGTCGCCGGTGCGGCAAGCGCACCGAGCGTCGCTTCTTTGCCCGAAGCGCGTTTGCCCGAAATGTTGCACCCCAAAGATTCTCCGCTGACGGTTGCGGCGGACGAGAGCATCACAGGACTTCGCGTAACAACTGCGAAGGAGCGTCAATTCGGCAGCGTCATGGGAATGGAAGGTCGGTGCGTGACCATTGGTGCCGTCGCGCCTGGTGCGGTTCCTTCAGGCAACGTCAGCGCCATGATTCGGGCGTCGTCGAGCGCGTTGCCACTCCGAATGGAGCGGTTTGTCGGATCGAATTCAGGTAAACCCGAGCTCGAAATCATCGATGCCTGGGTCGACATGACGACGAGCGGCCTGCGCGCCGAGCGCACGACGCGCGTTTCACTCGTGCCCCTTGGTAAAGGACCCGCTGGGTACGTCGTGTACGGCTTTCGCAGCGACAACAAGCTCCACGTCGTATTCCCGACACCACAACGCTTCGTCTTCGTCGATGCGTTCGGCAAAGTTGGCTTTGCGGGTTGTGGTCACGCGCGCCTCGTGCTCGATCCCGCAGCGAACGCTGGATCGATCGTACGTGTTGCAGGGACGCTCGAATCCAAACCGGCGACGAAAACCCCGAGCGTCAATTCACGACAGATGGCTCAACCCCCCACGTTTCGCGGCATCGAAGCGAGCGTCAGCGTCAGCCGAACGAAACGCGACAAGGAACCCCTCCTCAGCGTGACCGTTGGCTGGAGCGAAGACGACGTGCCCGCACCAGTCATGGCCGCAGCGATCGAAGAGGAGTTTTCGCAACACCTCGACGATATGCCGATGCCCGTACCGATCGACCGAGACTGAGCCTTCTCTTGCGGGACGCGGTCGAGTCGGACAATCTCGACCCACTCGAACAAGGAAGGTTTTCGTGAGCGACCTCAAATTTTACTACACACCCATGACGAGCGCGATTCGTGTGCACTGGGCGCTCGAAGAGCTCGGCGTTCCCTATGAAAAAGTGCGCATCGATTTCGAAGCCGGTGATCAGAAGAAGCCCGAGTTTCTAGCGCTCAATCCAAACGGAAAAGTTCCGCTTCTCGTTGCCGAGGGCGAACCCATCTTCGAATCGCTCGCGATCCTGCTGTACCTCGGCGAGCGGTTTGGCGTGGACAAGGGCCTCTTTCCTACGCCGAGTCCTACGCGAGCCGTCGCGTTCAAGTGGATGGCATGGAGCACCGTCACGCTGGGCGAGGCAGTGACGCGATATCTGCGCAACACCGCCGATCGTTTTCCCGCAGAAGAACGCAACGCCAAGGCTGCCGAAACGGCGAAGAGTGACATTCAAGCGGCGCTCGGCATCCTCGACAAAGAGCTCGCTGACAAACCCTACGTGCTCGGCGATTCGTTCTCGCTCGTTGATGTTTCCCTCGCTGCGCTCGTCCCCTTCCTGGCGCGCGTCGGAATCGAGACTGGCGCCTTCACGAACATCAATGCGTGGGTTGGTCGATGTATGAGCCGTCCCGCGCTCGGGCGAGCGATGATGGGCTGAGCTCAACCTGCATTCCTACGAAGCAGAACCAAAAACGTTGGTCCTCCAATGAGTGCGGTGACCGCGCCCACGGGGGGCTCCGTGCCGAGCGTACGAAACGCAAGGCGCGCGACGAGATCACAACCCACGACCATGACGGCTCCGCCCAGCATGGACACCGGCATCACGCGCCTTTGGTCGTATCCAATCAGCCGGCGCACCGCATGTGGCACCACGAGCCCCACGAAGCCGATGAGTCCCGTCATGCTGACGATCGCTCCGACGACAAATGACGACGCGAAGAAGATTCGGCGCTCGAGTCTCCGCACATCGACGCCGAGCGTTCCGGCCGTTTCGTCACCCAGCGAGAGCACGTTGAGCCGTGCTGCGTCGTGGAGCAGCACGGCACATCCAAGAGCCACGTAGACAGTTCCCGCAAGCAGGGATGGCAGATGTGGAAGATCCACGAAGCCCACGAGCCATCGCAGGAGCTGTTGTGCGCGCGATGGCGGCACCAGTGCTTTTTGAAACGTGATGAGCGAAGCGGCGATCGAGTTGACCATCACGCCCGCCAAAAGAATCGATGTGCTCGATGTTCCTCCGCGGGCATTGCGCGCAATCCCATAGACGAGCGACGTCGCAACCAGCCCGCCGACGAACGACGCGACGGGAAGCAGGGCCGCACCAAGTAACGTTGCGGTGCCAAGGCCCAGCGCGATGGCCGTCGTCGCGCCGAACGCGGCTCCGCCCGAGACACCGAGGATGTATGGTTCGGCAAGCGGGTTGCGTAGTAGCGCTTGAAACGCAGCACCAACTGCGCTCAGACCCGCACCAGCCAACGCGGCTAGCGCGACACGCGGAAGGCGCACGTCGACCAGGATGGTCCGATCGAGACCATCTTCGCCAAACGCGCGTTCGAGCGATATCGATTCCGTGCCTGTGGCGAGCGCAAGGACGACAGTGACGACGAGCAGTAGCGTTGCAAAGGCGATCGGACGTCGAATCAAACGTCGGTGCCTCCACGAGATGCAGCTTTGGTGTTCGAATTGTTTCGTTCGAACAGCAAGCGAAGTCCCGTCAGCGTCAGGTCGTCATCCGTCTCTTCGATGCTGGTCGTTTGAGGTGCAATGAGCCGCGCAAGCCCGCCGGTGGCGATGACGCGACAGGGGTAGTCGAGCTCGCGGATGAGCCTCGTGCAGAGTCCATCTACGAGCCCTGCGTAGCCGTAGACGATGCCCGATTGCATGCTGTGCACGGGGTTTCTTCCGACAACCTTGGGTGGAAGCGCAATCTCCACGCGCGACAGCCTTGCTGCTCTCGAGAACAGAGCATCGGCGCTGATTTGCACGCCGGGCGTGATGACACCTCCCAGGTACTCGCCCTTGGGCGTGACGCAGTCGAACGTCGTTGCCGTGCCAAAGTCGACGACGATGACTCCGCCTTTGGCCCATTCATACGCGGCGACCGCGTTCACGATGCGGTCAGCGCCTACTTCGCGCGGGTTCTCGTAAAGTATCGCCATGCCCGTCTTGATGCCGGGACCCACCACGAGAGGTTCTCGGCCAAACCCACGCCTGACGACTTCGACGGTCGTGTCCGTCAGTGCGGGCACCACGCTCGCAATGATGGCGTTCTCGATACGCGCGTGATCGAGCCCTCGGAGCGCGAGCATCTGCCTGACGAGGACCGCATATTCATCCGCCGTACGATTGCGTGCGCTCTCGCATCGCACATGTTCGCGCAGCACCGTCCCCTCGAAAACGCCGAACGAAATGTTCGTATTGCCGACATCGACCACGAGCAGCATCGGTCCCTCTTCAATTTTTGCAGCAGTCTACAACTTGCGCGCGAGCATCATGCCGTCGCGTACGGACAACAAAACATTCTGGACGCGAGCATCGGCAGTCACCGCGTCGTTGAAACGCGTGATGGCGATATCCGACGGTGCAACCGGAGCCAGCACGCGGCCGCTCCAAAGCGTGTTGTCCGCGACGAGCAGTCCGCCCTTCCGCAGCATGGGTAGTACGAGCTCGTAATAATCGACGTACCGCTCTTTGTCGGCGTCCAAGAACACGAGATCGAACGGCTCCGTCGTGGGGAGCGCTCGCAGCGACGTCAAGGCATCGCCAAGCACGATGCGAATTTTCTTTCCATATGAAACTCGATCGAAAAACGATTGCGCAATACGCGTCGCTTCGGGATCGATGTCGAGCGTGACGAGCTCTCCATCGTCGGGCAGCGCTCGCGCCATGCACAGTGCCGAATAGCCCGTGAACGTTCCGATCTCCAAAACCCGGCGCGCTCCCATCAGCGCGCAGAGCATCTCGAGAAACGTCCCTTCGACGCGCCCCACCTGCATGTGAGGAGACTTCATCGAGCCGTACGTCACCGTGCGCAACTCGTCGAAGATCTCGGGACGAGGTTGGGTGTGGGCTTCGACGTACGCATCGAGTCCCGGTAGTACGATGTCCGTCATGATGTCCCGCCTTCGTGTTGGATTTCGCGTCGAGCCTACCACCTTGATTCGTCTGGGTCGGGTGTGACGCACGATGCGTTGCGTCTCTTGTTCCAGCAGTGCCAGGATCGAACGAGTCCTTTCCCTTCGCGCATAAACGGGGGAAGATCCCCTTCGTGACGTTCGTGTGATGGAGGGTAGCGTGAGCACCAAGAGGCTTGGCTTTGCAGCACTCGTGCTTGGGTTTGTCGGCGCATGCGCAACCCCGACGGGCCCCGGCTTCAACCAGAACAATGGCGCTGGTGGAGAAGGTGGTGAAGGCGGAGAAGGGGGAGAGGGTGGCATGTCCAGCGGCATGGGTGGCGCTGGCGTGTCGAGCAGTTCGTCGAGCGGCGGAGTGTCGAGTAGCTCGTCGAGTGCAAGCTCATCGAGCAGCAGCTCATCGAGCAGCAGTGCATCGAGCAGCAGCTCATCGAGCAGCAGTTCCGGCGGCCCCATGTGTGGACCTTCCGAGCACCTGTGTTCGGGCATCTGCGCCCCCAACTCGCCCGAAACGGGATGCTTCACTTCGCAAACGTGCACGCCGTGTCCGCAAGTTCAGAACGGTGTGCCGACCTGCTCCGCGCAAGGCATTTGCGACGTGAGCTGCAACTCGGGGTACCAAAAGCTCGGCAATGTGTGCACCTGCTCGGCTGCTTGTTGTCAAAACGCCGATTGTCCTTCCGGACAAACCTGTATGGGCGGCACGTGCTCGGGTGGCGGTGGTACGTGTGACCCGTTCGCGTGCACCGCAAGCTGCATCATTCAAATGAAAATCGGCACGTGCATTGGCGACATGTGCATATGTGTCACGCCGCCCTGAGATGTCGTTTGTCCAGGAAATCGAATCGAGCAAGTATCCGACATTGTCGTTCGTGGTTCTCGTGACGGATCCGTACAGACGGCTCGTCCCCTGAGTGCACTGCCGCTTCTCGCGGTTTTGTTTGCAGAAAGTCGCCCTTGCCGCCTGCGCATGCCATGCTGCGTCCCGCGGCATGATTTCGCACCAGACCCCTTATTTCATCGTCCACTCGGATGGTGCGGGCTTCGTCGTCCGCGTCCAAAGGACCGGACTCGAGTTTCCCGATATCGCGACGATGGAGCGCGACATGGACGCGATTATCGTCGCTCTCGATCGCCTCGGACGCGATCGCAAGGGCCTTTGCATCGATTGGCGCGAAGGGCCGTTGCGCAACGACACTCCATTCGAGGACACCATTCGACGCACGATTCCTCGTATGGTCCGCGGTTATCGAGCTGTCGCGGTGATCGCCAGGTCCGCCGTTGGAGCGTTGCAAGTCAAGCGCCTCTTTCGCGAAGCGAGTTTCGTGGGCGAGGTGTTTCAGGACGAATCCGAGGCGCTGGATTATTTGCGTGGTTCGGCAGGTGTGATGTCGCGTCGTCCCACGCCCATTCCTCCTGGCGAGCGGTCGGTCCCGACGAATGCACGCGGCGACAGAATGTCCACGGCGCAGTTGCAGGCAATCGAACGAGTGTCTGCCACGGCTGGTGCGCGTACTGAAAGGCATTCGTCGCTTCCTCCGATGCCTTCCGAGCGTCCGAATGCGCAATCGGCGGGGCGTGATCGAATGTCGACGGTGCCGCCGCAGCCGGCCGAGCGTATATCGCAGCTTCCGAATCCCGAAGACCGGCCTTCGTCTCTGCCGCTTCCGCCGCCTGCTCGACCGCCTCGAACGCACTGAGCGGCCCAACCGAGTAGCAGGTTGGGGGCAGCCTATGGCACGCTGGCCTCGATGAAGATCGCGGCGACGGGAATCACCAGCAGTGTCGGCAGGCGCCTTTGCGAGATCGCGCGGGAACGTGGCGACGAAATCACCGGACTCGTGCGTGATCCGAATCGGCTCGACGCAAGGAGTCTCGAGCGCCTCGGCGTGCGCATCGTTGCGGGGGACGTGTGTGACGCACGGGCCGTCGCCGAAGTTGCGCGTGGAGCGGATGTGCTCGTGCATGCGGCAGCGGCCGTTGGAGACGGCGTCGATCCTGCGGAGATGCAGCGGGTGAACGTCGACGGAACGCGTGTCGTCATCGAAGCCGCGGCCGAAGCTCGCGTGGCGCATGTCGTGTACCTCTCGTCGACGGCGGTTTATGGCCGTCCGGATCGCGGTCGAGTGACGGAGGCGTGGCCAACGCGTCTCATTGGAATGCCTTACGAAGACACGAAAGCCCTAGCCGAGCGAATTGCGTTCGAGCGCGGGCGCGAGCTGGGTTTGTCCGTGGTCGCCATTCGCCCGCCGATCATTTACGGACCTTATGATCGAAACTTCATGCCTCGAGCGCTCTCGATGTTGAAGCGTCGTATGGTTCTTTTGATCGATGGCGGTCGAGCGCCGCTCAACCTGGTGTGGGTCGATCACGTGATCGACGTCGTGCTTGCTGCAGCGGCGCGGCGAGATCTGGGTGGCGAAGCGTTCAACGTGATGGACCAAGTCGACGAGCGACCGCCGAGTGTACGGGAGGTTTTCGAGACGATTGCGAGAGCGGCCGAGCTTCCGCCACCGCGAATTCGGCTGCCGTATTCAGCGGCGATGGCATTGGCAAAAACGCTCGAATGGGGATATTCCGCCGCAAAATCCAAAAAGACGCCACCGTTTACTCCATTCGTCGTTAAAATTCTGACGCGCGACGTCATCTATGATTCGTCGAAAGCGGCGGCCGAATTGGGTTTTACGCCGCGAATGACGTCACTCGCCGGAGTTGCTCGTTTCGCGGCGCTCTTGGGTGGCATTACCAGCCCGCACGACCGTTCCAAAGGCTGAATCTCGTTGCGTGTTTAGAAGAAGGTAGATCGGGGGGTATGGGGGGGCCGAGCCTCGCGTAGCGCGCGTCCCACGCGCGCGAAGCGAGCGCGCAAATCCTGGCCCGGATTCAACCTGATTGCTCTCCAGGGGGCGCTTCGGCGTTCACATCCGTCAAGCGCATGGGCAAAAGGCGGAGCAATGCCAACGCGAAGATGATATCGACGAGCGTAATGGCAATGCCCCAAGCCGTCGTGCATGCGGCAATCGCTGCCAATCGATCGGCCGACGTTGGATGCGGCGCGTATTGCTCGAAAAACGTCGCTGCGAGCACGTCGCGCGTGCCGAAACCTTGCGGCGTGAGCGGCAGCGTGACCGCCACCATCACAATCGGCACATACGTGAACGCCGCTTCGACCGGAATGCGGACGTCGAAAAACCAAAATGGGAGCCACGTGCCCAGAAAGAGCACGGCAAGGTGCGGCAATCGAGCCACGAGCGCGCGGAGATGACCCGTGACACCAGCCTCGAAGAGCGGAGCCAAAAGGCGTATTCGCACGAGAGGCGCCGGGCGCAATGCGAGAACGACGAGATACACGATGCCTGCGCCGAGCGGCAGCGCAAGCCACACCATTGGTTTTCCCACGAGAAGAATGGCCACACATGCAAGCCCCAAAATGCAACCCATCCAGGATGCATAAACGAGCAGCGTTGCCCCCGCGACGCGCGCCAGCGGAGCGCCATGAATGCGCGAAAGAGCCAACGTAATGAATGCTTGACCGAGGTGGTGATTCAAAATCGACGGCAGATACGAAGCGCCGCGCAAAATGAAAAAATCACGAAATCGAATGTTCGCCACGGATGCTCGATAAATGAGCACCGTTGCCAAGCTGTCGGCAGCGCAAAGGCCAACCACGAAAAGAATGACTGCCGGGAAAAAGAACGGCGACGAAACCCGCTTCAGATGCCCGAGAAAAGCATGCAAATCGAGCCGCGACAGGACGAAGCCGACGAGCCCCAGCGCGACGACGAACGGCAGTATGGTGCGCCAAACGCGCCGACGCGCGCTCGTGCCCGAAGAAGATACTGCTGGACTTGACGTTGAAGCTTCAGCCATCGCGCGGGGGACCGTAGCAGAAAAGCAAGCCAGAGAAATCGCAGTCAGCGACCGTGCGACGCCGCAACCGCGACGTTCCTCTTGCGGCTGAGGCGCGCTACGGCCGTCACGAGCGTCGCCGGATCGATCGGTTTGGTCAGATGCTCGGTAAATCCAGCATCGAACGCACGCTCCCGATCCTCGCTGCGCGCGAACGCCGTCAGCGCCACCGCGGGCACCGGCAACTCGTTGCACGACGCTTCTCGCGAACGCAGCTCACGCACGAGCGCATAACCGTCCATGCCCGGCATGCCGACGTCACTGACGAGCACGTCCGGTCGCGCCTCGTCGATGACCGCAAGCGCCTCGGCCGCCGATGCCGCGCTCACCACCTCCGCCGACGATTCCTCGAGGACGCGCTGCACGAATTCACGCGTGTCGCTTTCGTCCTCGACCAGCAAAACGCGCACGCCTCCCAGCATCGTGCCTTCCGCTGCCGCCTTCGACGATTCTGCTCCTGCGCCAAGCACTCGCTCTGGCTTCGATGCGAGCGGCAGCTCGACCGTGAACGTCGACCCACGTCCCAGTCCTGCACTCTCGGCGCGCACGCGTCCGCCGTGAAGCTCGGCCAAGTGCTTGACGATCGCCAGGCCCAAGCCCAGGCCTCCGTGCTTGCGCGATGCCGCGGTGCCTTCTTGCTGTCGAAAGCGCGTGAAAAGATGAGGCAAGAACTCAGGCGAAATGCCTTCGCCGGTATCGCGAACGATGATGTGCGCCCACCCGTCTCGCGCTT
It encodes:
- a CDS encoding (deoxy)nucleoside triphosphate pyrophosphohydrolase is translated as MNSPRTIRVVAAVIDQDGKYLITQRRPTALLPLLWEFPGGRVEDGETDANALKREVFHRLGVEVVPGQLISFVSHPYERYVVDLYLYECRIMSGELAPLAVNAFKWVTSAEFDQYPFTPADEASMSKLLGVG
- a CDS encoding cytochrome C peroxidase, producing the protein MRTNVLILGSMVIAASAFAIGCGGAGNNKGVHAGGVSDQGCGRVRPGVGALPKQVMHQGSTVAIAQHGKRSIAYVADADDGTVHTVDVATGEEIATTSVAGSPSQLIVAADGRVVVALRDRSVVQVLEPTAKAEEPLESLCVVPTPAEPVALATTPDEKTLLVSSGWGAALTAYDAASLARRYEVPLPREPRAVVVSDDGKRAFVTHVVGSRMSVVDLDKRSAVSMNVGGTEEAEFGRRHRLFGSSRSVVERRGCQGYALAKSTELAGRIFAPQVLVDPGRADERSEGYGDSSASAPEVAAVAVIDEDTAEPIAESLSVEQDVRTMAGMRKPRPACLLPRAAVVDGPSRGLFVACMGLDAVVEYDAASADPEHSERRRIPVAAGPTGLAVDTEARRLVVFSQFDRTLHVVPLDGKSETASDDDATGMRVALSRKAKAVTGVDRELGRRLFHATNDPRISRDGRACASCHPDGRDDALTWATPEGPRQTPMLAGRLARTAPYGWLGSTDSVEGHLSQTFARLGGTGLERRELDALIAFATNLDAPVMTNSSTDKVLVDRGRDVFHSAKAGCASCHRESDAFTDRQAYDVKSKADADAAASFDTPSLKFVGGTAPYFHDGRYSTLRALLLDSDGKMGHTKHLAQDDLVALEAYLRSL
- a CDS encoding glutathione S-transferase family protein translates to MTSAIRVHWALEELGVPYEKVRIDFEAGDQKKPEFLALNPNGKVPLLVAEGEPIFESLAILLYLGERFGVDKGLFPTPSPTRAVAFKWMAWSTVTLGEAVTRYLRNTADRFPAEERNAKAAETAKSDIQAALGILDKELADKPYVLGDSFSLVDVSLAALVPFLARVGIETGAFTNINAWVGRCMSRPALGRAMMG
- a CDS encoding iron ABC transporter permease — protein: MSWRHRRLIRRPIAFATLLLVVTVVLALATGTESISLERAFGEDGLDRTILVDVRLPRVALAALAGAGLSAVGAAFQALLRNPLAEPYILGVSGGAAFGATTAIALGLGTATLLGAALLPVASFVGGLVATSLVYGIARNARGGTSSTSILLAGVMVNSIAASLITFQKALVPPSRAQQLLRWLVGFVDLPHLPSLLAGTVYVALGCAVLLHDAARLNVLSLGDETAGTLGVDVRRLERRIFFASSFVVGAIVSMTGLIGFVGLVVPHAVRRLIGYDQRRVMPVSMLGGAVMVVGCDLVARLAFRTLGTEPPVGAVTALIGGPTFLVLLRRNAG
- a CDS encoding type III pantothenate kinase → MLLVVDVGNTNISFGVFEGTVLREHVRCESARNRTADEYAVLVRQMLALRGLDHARIENAIIASVVPALTDTTVEVVRRGFGREPLVVGPGIKTGMAILYENPREVGADRIVNAVAAYEWAKGGVIVVDFGTATTFDCVTPKGEYLGGVITPGVQISADALFSRAARLSRVEIALPPKVVGRNPVHSMQSGIVYGYAGLVDGLCTRLIRELDYPCRVIATGGLARLIAPQTTSIEETDDDLTLTGLRLLFERNNSNTKAASRGGTDV
- a CDS encoding class I SAM-dependent methyltransferase; amino-acid sequence: MTDIVLPGLDAYVEAHTQPRPEIFDELRTVTYGSMKSPHMQVGRVEGTFLEMLCALMGARRVLEIGTFTGYSALCMARALPDDGELVTLDIDPEATRIAQSFFDRVSYGKKIRIVLGDALTSLRALPTTEPFDLVFLDADKERYVDYYELVLPMLRKGGLLVADNTLWSGRVLAPVAPSDIAITRFNDAVTADARVQNVLLSVRDGMMLARKL
- a CDS encoding NAD-dependent epimerase/dehydratase family protein; translated protein: MKIAATGITSSVGRRLCEIARERGDEITGLVRDPNRLDARSLERLGVRIVAGDVCDARAVAEVARGADVLVHAAAAVGDGVDPAEMQRVNVDGTRVVIEAAAEARVAHVVYLSSTAVYGRPDRGRVTEAWPTRLIGMPYEDTKALAERIAFERGRELGLSVVAIRPPIIYGPYDRNFMPRALSMLKRRMVLLIDGGRAPLNLVWVDHVIDVVLAAAARRDLGGEAFNVMDQVDERPPSVREVFETIARAAELPPPRIRLPYSAAMALAKTLEWGYSAAKSKKTPPFTPFVVKILTRDVIYDSSKAAAELGFTPRMTSLAGVARFAALLGGITSPHDRSKG
- a CDS encoding flippase-like domain-containing protein — translated: MAEASTSSPAVSSSGTSARRRVWRTILPFVVALGLVGFVLSRLDLHAFLGHLKRVSSPFFFPAVILFVVGLCAADSLATVLIYRASVANIRFRDFFILRGASYLPSILNHHLGQAFITLALSRIHGAPLARVAGATLLVYASWMGCILGLACVAILLVGKPMVWLALPLGAGIVYLVVLALRPAPLVRIRLLAPLFEAGVTGHLRALVARLPHLAVLFLGTWLPFWFFDVRIPVEAAFTYVPIVMVAVTLPLTPQGFGTRDVLAATFFEQYAPHPTSADRLAAIAACTTAWGIAITLVDIIFALALLRLLPMRLTDVNAEAPPGEQSG